In Cynocephalus volans isolate mCynVol1 chromosome 3, mCynVol1.pri, whole genome shotgun sequence, one DNA window encodes the following:
- the AP1S1 gene encoding AP-1 complex subunit sigma-1A — protein sequence MMRFMLLFSRQGKLRLQKWYLATSDKERKKMVRELMQVVLARKPKMCSFLEWRDLKVVYKRYASLYFCCAIEGQDNELITLELIHRYVELLDKYFGSVCELDIIFNFEKAYFILDEFLMGGDVQDTSKKSVLKAIEQADLLQEEDESPRSVLEEMGLA from the exons ATG ATGCGATTCATGCTGCTGTTCAGCCGGCAGGGGAAGCTGCGGCTGCAAAAATGGTACCTGGCCACTTCAGACAAGGAGCGAAAGAAGATGGTTCGGGAACTTATGCAGGTTGTTCTGGCTCGCAAACCCAAGATGTGCAGCTTCCTGGAGTGGAGGGACCTCAAAGTAGTCTATAAGAG ATATGCCAGCCTCTACTTCTGCTGCGCCATTGAGGGCCAAGACAATGAGCTCATCACTCTGGAGCTGATCCACCGATACGTGGAGCTCCTGGACAAATACTTTGGCAGC GTGTGTGAGCTGGATATCATCTTCAACTTTGAGAAGGCCTATTTCATCTTGGATGAGTTTTTGATGGGGGGGGATGTCCAGGACACCTCCAAGAAGAGTGTGCTGAAGGCTATTGAGCAGGCAGACCTGCTGCAAGAG GAGGATGAGTCGCCACGCAGTGTGCTGGAGGAGATGGGTCTGGCATAG
- the VGF gene encoding neurosecretory protein VGF, whose amino-acid sequence MKSLGLPASALFCFFLLIKGLGAAPPGRPEALPPPLSSEHKEPVLGDAVPEPKDGSASEARATRNSKPQDEGELFQGVDPRALAAVLLQALDRPASPPAPGGSQQGPGEEAAEALLTETVRSQTHSLPAPETQAPAAPPRPQTQNGPEASDPSEELEALASLLQELRDFSPSSAKRQQETAAAETETRTHTLTRVNLESPGPERVWRASWGEFQARVPERAPLPPPVPSQFQARMSESGPLPETHQFAEGVSSPKTHLGEALAPLSKAYQGLGAPFPKARRPESSLLGGSEAGERLLQQGLAQVEAGRRQAEATRQAAAQEERLADLASDLLLQYLLQGGARQRGLGGRGLQEAAEERESEREEEEAEQERRGGQERVGEEDEEAAEAEAEAEEAERARQNALLFAEEEDGEAGAEDKRSQEETPGHRRKEAKGAEEGGEEEDDDEEMDPQTIDSLIELSTKLHLPADDVVSIIEEVEEKRKRKKNAPPEPVPLPRAAPAPTHVRSAQPPAPAPARDELPDWNEVLPPWDREENEVFPPGPYHPFPNYIRPRTLQPPSASRHRHYHHALPLSRHYPGQEAQARRAQEEAEAEERRLQEQEELENYIEHVLLRRP is encoded by the coding sequence ATGAAGTCCCTCGGGTTGCCGGCTTCCGCCCTCTTCTGCTTCTTTCTACTGATCAAGGGGTTAGGAGCAGCGCCCCCGGGTCGCCCTGAGGCGCTGCCTCCTCCCCTCAGCTCTGAACATAAAGAGCCAGTACTTGGGGACGCAGTGCCCGAGCCAAAGGATGGCAGCGCCTCAGAGGCCCGAGCCACTCGAAATTCCAAGCCGCAGGACGAGGGAGAGCTTTTCCAGGGCGTGGATCCCCGGGCGCTGGCCGCGGTGCTGCTGCAGGCTCTCGACCGGCCGGCCTCGCCCCCGGCGCCGGGCGGCTCCCAGCAGGGGCCaggggaagaagcagcagaagctCTGCTGACCGAGACCGTGCGcagccaaacccacagcctcccGGCACCAGAAACCCAGGCGCCCGCGGCCCCACCTCGCCCTCAGACTCAGAATGGTCCCGAGGCGAGCGACCCCTCTGAGGAGCTCGAGGCGCTAGCGTCCCTGCTCCAGGAACTGCGAGATTTCAGTCCGAGCAGCGCCAAGCGCCAGCAAGAGACGGCGGCAGCAGAGACGGAAACCCGCACGCACACGCTGACCCGAGTCAATCTGGAGAGCCCCGGGCCGGAGCGCGTGTGGCGCGCTTCCTGGGGAGAGTTCCAGGCGCGAGTCCCGGAGCGCGCGCCCCTGCCACCCCCGGTCCCCTCGCAATTCCAGGCGCGTATGTCCGAGAGCGGGCCCCTTCCTGAAACCCACCAGTTCGCGGAAGGAGTGTCCTCCCCCAAAACACACCTAGGAGAGGCATTGGCACCCCTGTCCAAGGCGTACCAAGGCCTGGGCGCCCCTTTCCCCAAGGCGCGCCGGCCGGAGAGCTCTCTCCTGGGCGGCTCCGAGGCGGGGGAGCGCCTTCTACAACAAGGGCTGGCGCAGGTAGAGGCCGGACGGCGGCAGGCAGAGGCCACGCGGCAGGCAGCTGCGCAGGAGGAGCGGCTGGCCGACCTCGCCTCGGACCTGCTGCTCCAGTATTTGTTGCAGGGAGGGGCCCGGCAGCGCGGCCTGGGGGGTCGGGGGCTGCAGGAGGCAGCCGAGGAGCGAGAGAgcgagagggaggaggaggaggcggagcAGGAGAGACGCGGcgggcaggagagggtgggggaagaggatgaggaggcggcggaggcagaggcagaggcggAGGAGGCGGAGCGGGCACGGCAGAACGCGCTACTGTTCGCGGAGGAGGAGGACGGGGAAGCCGGTGCCGAGGACAAGCGCTCCCAGGAGGAGACGCCGGGCCACCGGCGGAAGGAGGCCAAGGGGGCAGAGGAGGGCGGGGAGGAGGAGGACGACGACGAGGAGATGGACCCGCAGACGATAGATAGCCTCATTGAGCTGTCCACTAAACTCCACCTGCCAGCAGACGACGTGGTCAGCATCATCgaggaggtggaggagaagcGGAAGCGGAAGAAGAACGCCCCTCCCGAGCCTGTGCCGCTCCCCCGggccgcccccgcccccacccacgTCCGCTCCGCGCAGCCCCCGGCTCCCGCCCCCGCTCGAGACGAGCTGCCGGACTGGAACGAGGTGCTCCCGCCCTGGGATCGGGAGGAGAACGAGGTGTTTCCCCCGGGGCCCTACCACCCTTTTCCCAACTACATCCGGCCGCGGACACTGCAGCCGCCCTCGGCCTCGCGCCACCGCCACTACCACCACGCCTTGCCGCTTTCGCGCCACTATCCCGGCCAGGAGGCCCAGGCGCGGCGCGCGCAGGAGGAGGCGGAGGCGGAGGAGCGCCGgctgcaggagcaggaggagctggaGAATTACATCGAGCACGTGCTGCTTCGGCGCCCGTga
- the NAT16 gene encoding LOW QUALITY PROTEIN: probable N-acetyltransferase 16 (The sequence of the model RefSeq protein was modified relative to this genomic sequence to represent the inferred CDS: inserted 1 base in 1 codon; deleted 1 base in 1 codon; substituted 1 base at 1 genomic stop codon) has product MEEIWGWSLGRPSSGELASNEAGTSEVPKSEKEPASDAELSSETWPQEAGAKPRSGSGPEVEPLDFVVATEQEFEEVLAISGGGIYSGLDYLPSRYHSWLRDPDRMVVLAKRNEGVIALESMKVIDAEEMALGEGLRVAPWERGKGVAGLLQRFCSQLVKQQHPGVKVVRLTRDKQLGPRELKKYRLITTQGILLVRFIASELLAGLGPRLAALRTSGTFSPLPTEAVYEAGGDVARLLLSPSVHRDVLPEETITQDWQPYRPSESNLSLLGANDLEWRVDSRECRRVLTLCTRPFPVPHGGDGTWCCLNIDAFGSDGVQVQSQLLXHLQRQAPRLXSLNVMCQLFLAPQLCSQLANFCQAGLGLELVKGFTEQNLLEADI; this is encoded by the exons ATGGAGGAGATTTGGGGCTGGTCTCTGGGGAGACCGAGCTCTGGGGAGCTCGCT AGTAATGAAGCTGGAACCTCAGAGGTCCCTAAGTCCGAAAAGGAGCCTGCTTCAGATGCAGAGCTGAGCTCTGAGACCTGGCCACAGGAGGCGGGGGCCAAGCCCAGGTCTGGGTCAGGGCCTGAGGTGGAGCCGTTGGACTTCGTGGTAGCCACTGAACAGGAATTTGAGGAGGTGCTGGCCATCTCGGGGGGGGGCATCTACAGTGGCCTGGACTACCTTCCCAGCCGCTACCACAGCTGGCTCCGGGATCCCGACCGCATGGTGGTGCTGGCCAAGCGCAACGAAGGAGTG ATAGCGCTGGAGTCCATGAAAGTGATCGACGCCGAGGAGATGGCGCTGGGAGAGGGGCTGCGCGTGGCGCCCTGGGAGCGTGGCAAGGGCGTGGCCGGGCTGCTGCAGCGCTTCTGTTCGCAGCTGGTCAAGCAACAGCACCCGGGGGTCAAGGTGGTACGGCTCACCCGGGACAAACAGCTGGGCCCCCGGGAGCTGAAGAAATACCGCCTAATCACCACGCAG GGCATCCTTTTGGTCCGATTCATCGCGTCGGAGCTACTGGCGGGGCTGGGCCCGCGGCTGGCGGCGCTACGAACCTCCGGTACCTTCTCGCCGCTGCCCACCGAGGCCGTGTACGAGGCGGGAGGCGACGTGGCACGCCTCTTGCTGTCGCCTTCTGTGCACCGCGACGTGCTTCCGGAAGAGACCATCACCCAGGACTGGCAGCCCTACCGGCCGAGCGAGAGCAACCTGAGCCTGCTGGGGGCCAATGACCTGGAGTGGCGCGTGGACAGCCGCGAGTGCCGGCGAGTGCTCACGCTGTGCACGCGCCCGTTCCCCGTCCCACATGGCGGCGACGGCACTTGGTGCTGCCTCAACATCGACGCATTTGGCAGCGACGGCGTGCAGGTGCAGAGCCAGCTGCTGTGACACCTGCAGCGTCAGGCCCCGCGTC GAAGCCTCAACGTCATGTGCCAGCTCTTCCTGGCTCCCCAGCTGTGCTCGCAGCTGGCTAACTTCTGCCAGGCCGGCCTGGGGCTTGAGCTGGTCAAGGGTTTTACTGAGCAG AACCTGCTGGAGGCAGACATCTGA